The following nucleotide sequence is from Gloeocapsa sp. PCC 7428.
CCTTCTTTACATTGATTTATCAAGTCTGCCACCACAACAGCAAGAATCAACAATTACATCAACAGCATCACAACTGCAAACGAGTCTTGATTTAGCTAATGGATTGGTGCGCGTTGCCTTCTTTTATCTGGGTAATCGTCAGCCGCATCGCGTTTTATTTATTGTTCATCATTTGGCAATCGACGGCGTGTCGTGGCGAATTTTGCTCACCGATTTACAAACCGCACTCCAGCAACTTCAAGTTGGGGAAGCGATTCAACTTCCGCCTAAAACAACATCTTTTAAACACTGGGCAGAAGCGTTACAAACGTATGCCGAGTCATCACTTCAGCCAGCGTTAGCGTATTGGCAGAATCTGCCGCAGACAATTTTACCTGTAGACAATCCTGACGGTGAAAATACAGTAGCACAAACGCAAACGTATGCGATCGCATTGGATGTCGCCGAAACGCAAGCATTACTGCACAAAGTCCCCACCGCGTACCAAACTCAAATTAATGATGTGTTGTTAACCGCATTAGTGCAAGCATTTACCGCATGGACACAGCAGCAGGGGTTACTTGTAGAGTTGGAAGGACACGGACGCGAAGATTTATTTGCAGATATCGATGTATCGCGTACCGTTGGTTGGTTTACAACGCTATTCCCTATCTGGTTAAGTCTCGAATCAGATGACCTAGATACGGCATTAAAAAGTATCAAAGAACAATTACGCCAAATTCCCGATCGCGGTATCAGTTACGGCATTCTGCGGTATCTAAAATCGCAATTACACGAAATACCCTCGGCGCAAGTCAGGTTTAATTACCTTGGTCAAGTTGACCAGGTTTTGGCATCATCTTTATTAACACCTGCGGTAGAATCTCCAGGCGCGGTTCGCAGTCAGCGCGGAAAACGCGATGTTCTCATAGAAATCAATGCGATCGTCGCCGCTGGACAATTGCGGCTTGATTGGGAGTATAGTAGCGCCGTTCATCATCCGCAAACAATTGCTAATGTGGCTCAACAATATTTAATCAAATTGCGCAAACTTATCGACTACTGCACATCGCCCGATGCCGGAGGTTACACGCCTTCTGATTTTCCGCAGATGGATTTAACGCAAGCAGAACTTGACGAAAGGCGGATTTATAGGGGGAGAACAATGATGAAAAAAGATATTGAAGATATCTATCCTCTTTCGCCGATGCAGCAAGGTATTTTGTTTCATAGCCTGCTAACACCTGAAGTTGGCGTGTATGTGCCGCAGGTTTGTTTAACAATCGATAACTTGACAAATATCAATTCTTTTGCTGGGGCTTGGCAAACAGTTTTACAGAACAATGCGAGTTTACGTACCGCGTTTCGTTGGGAACGTCGCGACCAACCGTTTCAAGTTGTTTATCGCGATGTAGAGTTACCTTGGCAGCAATACGATTGGCGTGAAGAATATGCACAACACAAGTTAGAAGCATTTCTCTTACAAGACCGCCAGCACGGCTTTGACTTGAAAACACCGCCGCTGTTTCGATTGACGCTGATTCAGCTTGATGCGACTCGTTACCTATTAATTTGGACACAGCATCATTTGATTCTCGATGGTTGGTCAGCAGGACTGATTCTCAAAGAAGTGTTTGATGTTTATCATGCCTTAGAAGCGGGTAGTGATATTCCCAAGGTTTACCGTCGTCCTTACGCAGATTATATTCACTGGTTGCAGCAACAAGATGCATCCGCCGCGCAAGCGTTTTGGGAAAAACGACTTGAGGGGTTTACGACACCAAATTCCTGTCTTGGAAACTTTCCTCAACGGAGGGAACCTCCGCACGGAAGTTTCCGCTTAGCAATTCCGCAATCTCAACCTTACGCACACGAGTGGGAAGAACAACAAATATCTTTGAGTGCAAGCACTACCAAGCAACTTAAGCAACTCAGTCAACACCATCAATTCACATTCAACACCTTGTTACAGGGCGCTTTGGCAATTCTGTTGAGTCGTTATTGCGACACCGATGATATCGTTTTTGGGGCAACAACTTCCGGTCGTCCACCTGAATTGAGTCACGTGGAATCGATGGTAGGACTGTTTATCAATACTATACCTGTGAGAGTACAAGTTCCTGACCAAGAATTCCTGATTCCCTGGCTACAAAAATTGCAACTCGCGCAAGTAGCCGCGATTTCGCAATATCAATTTACGCCGTTACTCGATATCCAAACCGCGAGTGAAATTCCTAAAGGCGCAGCGTTGTTTGAGTGTATTTTAGTTTATGAAAACTATCCGGTCGATGCGACATCACTGCATTCGAGTGCCGGATTGCAAATTGAAAGTGTCAACACGCACGAATGGACGAGTTTCCCGTTAACATTGGTTGTCTCTGCGGGTGAAGAATTAACAATCAAGCTAAAATTTGATCGCAGTAGGTTTAGCGATGCGATCGCGCGTTTTCTCGCAAACTTTCAGGTATTGCTCGAAGGTATCGCCGCAAATCCCCAACAGCGTTTGGGAGACTTACCAATCCTGACTTTGCATGAACAACAGCTATTGGGAAGCTGGAATTCGACTGCTATTGAATATCCTACACAGCAATGCATTCATGAATTATTTGTCGCGCAAGTTGAAAAGACACCCGATGCGATTGCGCTTATTTTTAATGAGGCACACCTAACTTATCGCGAACTCAATTCTCAAGTCAATCAGCTAGCCACGCAATTGCAAGATTTAGGAGTTTGCGCCGAAGTTTTAGTCGGTGTTTGCTTAGAACGATCAGTAGAAATGGTTGTTGCAATCCTTGCGGTTCTCAAAGCTGGCGGTGCATATGTTCCCCTTGACCCACAATTACCGCAAGAACGCCTAGATTTGATTTTAGCAGATGCGCAAGTTGAAATTATTATTCAAAATTCAGCAACCGGCATCGCGGTAGATGTTAAGGATGGTGATGCGCCAGCATCAATGTTAAGCCACCTAAATTCCCCAAGTTTGGGGAACTTTGGAAGGTTTGATTCAGATAATAGTATTTATGTGATTTACACATCCGGTTCGACGGGGAAACCTAAAGGTGTCATCAACACGCATCGTAGCTTGGTCAATCGGTTGTGTTGGATGCAAGATCGCTATCAACTTACCACAAGCGATCGCGTTTTACAAAAAACTCCTTTTGGTTTTGATGTTTCTGTCTGGGAATTCTTTTGGACGCTGTTAAATGGCGCGTGTTTAGTCGTAGCTAAACCAGGGGGACATCAAGATAGTCAATATCTTGCAGATGTGATTGCTAAAGAACAAATTACAACGATTCACTTTGTTCCCTCAATGTTGCAAGCTTTTTTGGAAGAACCTGAATTAAATTGTCCTTCGCTTAAATGTGTCTTTTGTAGCGGCGAAGCTTTGAGTATTGAGTTACAAAATCACTTTTTTACTGTTTTTGATGCTGAACTTCACAACCTTTATGGTCCTACTGAAGCAGCAATTGATGTCACTTATTTTGAGTGTACGCCATCACTTAATACTAATTCAGTTCCAATCGGTCGTCCAATCGCTAACACTCAAACTTATATATTGAATTCGCATCAACGTCAAGTTCCAATTGGAGTTGCTGGAGAGTTGTATCTTGCAGGCGATAATTTAGCACGCGGTTATTTGAATTTACCTGAGTTAACTGCTGAAAAATTTATTCCTAATCCTTTTAGAGATAAGGGAATTGCTTCGATAGAAAGTCGAATTTATAAAACAGGCGATCGCGCGCGTTACTTAAAAGACGGTAACATCGAATTTTTAGGACGAATTGATCGTCAAGTCAAACTACGGGGTTTTCGCATCGAACTTGGTGAAATTGAAGCAGTGTTGATGCAGCACTCAAAAGTCCAAACAAGTGTTGTCGTTGTCAAGGATGAATATTTAGTTGCTTATGTTGTTCCGACTCTTAATTCTGATGTAGCATCTGCTGAAATTCGCACTTTTTTAGAAACAAAACTGCCACCTTATATGATTCCTACAAGCTTTGTTTTTAGGGAATCATTACCGCTAACACCTAACGGCAAATTGGATCGGCGGGCGTTGGCAATCGATGAAATCAAACTAGAAGCGCGTAGCGATGTTTTACCACGTAATGATACAGAAAATGCGATCGCCGCAATTTGGCAAGAAGTTTTGCAACTCGAACAAGTAGGAGTATATGACAATTTTTTTGAACTTGGGGGTAACTCTTTACTCGCAACTCGGATTAATTCGCGGTTGCGTACATCATTTCAATTAGAGTTACCGTTACGCAGTTTGTTTGAAAAAACCACAATCGCCGCTTTAGCTGAATACATCCAAACCCTACAAATGACGATTAACCAGCTACAAACGCCAGTGACAACGAAAGGACGCAGGGAGATTGAATTATGAAGATAGATCAGTTACTGGCGCACCTCTACAGTCTCGGTGTCAACCTGTGGCTAGATCGCACCGATCCTACGCAAGTGCGGCTGCGGTGTAGCGCTCCAGAAGAAGTATTGACGCCGGAACTCAGTAGCCAACTCCAAGCGCGTAAAGTAGAAATTATCGCAATTCTCAATCAAGCGCAATCCGCTGCAAATCCAATTCCTAACGCAATTCCGCGCACTTCACGTTCAGCGAATATTCCTTTATCTTTTGCCCAATCTAGGTTATGGTTTCTCGAACAACTGCAACCAGGTAGTTCAACTTATCATATTCCCTGCGCAGTTCGCCTCACAGGATCGCTCGATATTCAAGTATTAACGCAAGTCTTCAATGCAATTATCGATCGCCATGAAATCCTGCGGACTAATTTTAAAACTATTGACGGACAACCAACGCAGGCGATCGCATCGAGTCGCACCTTGGCGATCAACCAGATCAATCTTTGTGGACTATCTCCAGCCGAACAACAAACTCAAATTCAACAACAAGCAATCGATGCGGCACAAATACCGTTTGATTTAGAAACAGACATGCTGTTGCGCGTGCATTTACTTCAACTCGATGCCACAGAACACGTTATTTTATTAACACTGCATCATATCATTGCCGACGGCTGGTCGATTGATGTTCTCATCCACGAATTAGCAACGCTATACACCGCGTTTTCGCAAGGACAATCGTCACCGTTACTACCATTGCAGATTCAGTATGCTGACTTTGCGGTATGGCAACGCGAATGGTTACAAGGCAAGGTGTTAGAATCGCAGCTTGCGTATTGGCGAAAACAACTCAGTGGAATATTACCATTACAATTACCGACATTGCCGCGATCGCGCGTCCAGTCGTTTGACGGTGCGTCGATTTCGTTTAAATTAGGATCGGATCTTACTGAGAAACTTAAAGCGATCGCGCTTACCGCCGATGTAACGCTGTTTGTTGCCTTGCTCGCAGCATTTAAGATTTTACTTTATCGTTACACCGGACAATCCGAAATTGTTGTTGGTAGTCCAATCGCTAACCGCAACCGGACGGAACTAGAACCATTAATTGGCTTATTTGTCAATACTTTGGTACTAAAAACCAATTTATCTGGTAATCCCACTTTTTTAGAAGTATTGCAGCAAATTCGTCAAGTCACGTGGGATGCTTATGATCGTCAAGATTTACCATTTGAGAAGTTAGTCGAAGAACTGCAACCCGAACGCGATTTAAGCTACAATCCGCTATTTCAAGTTAAATTCCGCCTAGAAAATGCGCCAACCGAAAAATTAGAAATTCCTGGACTAACTTTAAGTTCGATTCCGCAAGTCACCGCATCTGCCAAATTAGATTTAAGCCTCGATATGTACGAAACCCCCGATGGTTTAGTTGGAGGTTTTGAATACAACCGCGACTTATTCGCAGCTACGACAATCAATGCGATCGCTGAACATTTTCAGACATTGCTAGCAGGAATTGCACATCAACCCACACAAAGAATCAGCGAGTTACCTTTACTCACCCCTGATGAACGCCAGCAAATTTTAGTTGAATGGAATCAGACGCAAACTCCGTACGCTGATGATTTATGTTTTCATCAATTATTTGAAGCACAAGTCGAGAATCCCGATAGCATCGCCTTAATTTACCGCAATGAGCAAATAACTTATCGCGAATTGAATTGCCGCAGCAATCAACTCGCACACTATCTCCAAAAACTAGGCATTAGTCCAGAAACTAGAGTCGCAATTTGTATTGAGCGATCGCCAGAAATGATCGTTGCGATGTTGGCTGTGATGAAAGCAGGAGGTGCGTATGTTCCCCTCGATCCTGCCTATCCCCAAGAAAGATTAGCGTTTATGCTCCAAGACGCGCAAGTTGCGGTATTAATCCAAAAGTCAGAAACGATTACGCAAAAACCAGATGCAATTACTGTAATCGATCTCGATAAAGATTGGGAAGCGATCGCCGATTTCAGCGACCAAAACCCAACCAGCAATGTTGATACGACAAACCTCGCGTACTTGATCTACACTTCCGGTTCGACAGGAGTTCCCAAAGGAGTACTAGTTACTCATCAAGGACTCGTCAATTTAACCGAAGACAAAATCCGCGTTTGCAACGTTCACCCCGATAGCTGCGTCCTTCAGTTTTTCTCCTTTAGCTTCGATGCTTCCATTCCAGAAATCGTGATGTCACTAGGCTGTGGTGCAAAACTTTGCTTAGCATCACGCGAAGACTTGTATCCAGGCTATCCCCTACTACATCTACTCCGCGAACAAGCCGTCACCCACATCACAATCACACCTTCCGCCTTAGCCACACTACCCGTCGAAGAATTACCCGCGCTACAGATGGTATTAGTTGGTGGTGAAGCACCCTCACCCGAATTAATGCGACGATGGTCACAAGGGCGAAAGTTTATCAATGCCTACGGACCAACCGAGGTAACAGTCAACGCCAGCATGGTAGAATGTGGCAACGGTTATCCTTTACAAGCAACACTCCGCCCCAGCGCCAACAAACAACTTTACGTTCTAGATTCGCATTTACAACCAGTACCCATCGGCGTTTTAGGTGAACTGCATATCAGTGGAATTGGTTTAGCGCGTGGCTATCTGCATCGACCCGACTTAACTGCCGAAAAATTCATTCCCAATCCTTTTAGAAAGGAAAAAGATTGTCTTTCCCCAAACAGCCGTCTTTACAAAACTGGTGACTTAGCGTGTTATTTACCCGACGGTAGCATCAAATTATTTGGGCGAATCGACGATCAAGTAAAAATTCGTGGTTTTCGCATTGAAGTAGGAGAAATCGAAACACTACTAAACCAATATCCTGGCGTACAAGCAAGCGTTGTCATTGTACGAGAAGACGTACCAGGAGATAGACGCTTAGTCGCTTACGTTGTCACCGAATCAGTTTCCACAATCGAACTCCGCCGATTCCTCAAAGAAAAACTCCCCGAATACACGATCCCTTCCGCTTTCATTGTCCTTGACACCCTACCACTCACACCCAACGGCAAAATTAATATATCGGCACTTCCACCACCCAACACTTCCAACAACCCAGATCAAAAATTCATTCCTCCAAAAACCCAAACACAAACACAACTCGCCGAAATCTTCTGCAAAGTCCTCGAAAAAGAAACAGTAGGAATCGAAGACGACTTCTTTGAACTCGGAGGACACTCATTACTAGCAACAAAAATGATTAGCCAAATCCTCCAAACCTTCAACATCGAACTAACAGTCATCGACTTATTTGAAGCCCCTACTATTACCGAACTAGCCAACCGCATCGAAAACAAAACCCACCAAACCTCAGAAGACCGCGAAGAAATAGAATTCTAACCAAAAATCCCTCCCCAACTTCCTCCTCTGCGTTCTCTGCGCCTCTGTGGTTCGTTCCAAAAAACCTACATTATGGACAACAAATATCTTAAACCCAACGCGATCGCCGAGCCACTCATCAACCAGTGGTACGCCTGGTCATACCTCATTTCCCCAGCCACCGCAGCCCGATACATCGCCAAATCCCACATTAAAATTTTAGAATCCTTCATCGAGTCCCCCCAAGCACATCAAACCGCACTCAAAAACCCCGCAATGCTAGGCGGACCCTTCATCAACTACAGCATCAACTACGTAGAAAAAATTCAAGCACTCCTCGAAAAAACCAAAACCAAACAAGCCAATTTACTAACACTATCAGCAGCCATAGAAGACTTAGAAAACCTTCTTCAACAAGCAACAGGATATTCTCTCGAACCCTTATATCAACAAATTCCCGAACCCCTCAAAGGCTATGTCGAACTCGTTTACGATGCGAACAATCACGCCTCAATTCGGTATATAGAAAGACTCCTTTACCAAAATCCAGCTTATCAAACTGCCCAACAAACCGTAGCTTTATCACTCATAAACGAAGATAGTCGTTCATTTGTTTTAAGTACACCTCGCTTAACCGACGAGCATTCGCTACATCTCAATTTTCCCTTTAAACACCCTATTTGGGATGACCTGTTTCGGATGCGAAATCATCCCGACTCATACAATAAAATCAAAGAAGCTTTAGGAATTAAAAGTAGCGATGAAACTTTATTTTCATCTTTATTTACGCAAGAACCTCCACGTCAATCAAACAATTATACTGGAGATTCTGTTAAAATTCGTTACTTTGGTCATGCTTGTGTTTTATTTGAAACCAAAAATATTACTATTTTATGCGATCCTTTAGTAAGCTATCAACATCAAAACGGCATTGAACGCTACACATATACTGATTTACCAGAAATTATTGATTATGTTTTAATTACGCATAATCATCAAGACCACGTAATGTTTGAAACTTTATTGCAACTACGGCATAAAATCCGGCAGATTATCGTACCAAAAGGTAATAAAGGTGTATTAATCGACCCTTCCTTAAAGTTAATTTTAGAACAAATAGGATTTACCAACGTCAAAGAGATTGACGAATTAGAGACAATAGAATTTAGTGATGGCTGTATTGTAGGGCTACCTGTCTTCGGCGAACATGGAGATTTAAACATTGCTACAAAAATAGCTTATTGGCTCAATCTTAAAGGTAAAAAAATCCTGTGTGCGGCTGATTCTAACAACATTGAGCCTGCACTTTACAAACATTTATATAAAATTTTAGGTAATCTCGATATTTTGTTTATTGGAATGGAGTGTGACGGCGCACCTTATACATGGGCATACGGCGCATTATTAACGCAGTCAATTCCACGCAAGATGTCACAAACACGCCGCCTCGACGGTTCTAATGCTGAAAAAGCAATTAATTTAGTCAATCAATTTCAACCACAACAAGTTTATGTTTATGCAATGGGTCAAGAACCGTGGTTAACTTACATTACTTCGATTAAATATACCGAAGATTCGCATCCAATTATTGAGTCAGATAAATTAGTTCAATTTTGTAGAGATAATGGAATTGCGAGCGATCGCCTATTTGGTTGTAGAGAATTCATCTTAGAAGAAAATGCCAAACCATGTACCTCAAATCATCACCACAAAGCTTCCATTGACCAACTTTTAGAAGAACTTTCTCAAAAAGATATCAAAGTTTGGATTGAAGAAGATCTCAATACAACCGAACCAAAACTCAAATGCAATGCACCTAAAGGTGTTTTAACACCCCGACTACAAGCACAAATAAAAGAACGCAAAACAGAGATCGTCGAATTTTTACGGAATCGCGATCGCCCTAAAGTAGATCTAGCCGCAGAAGCCGTCTTAGATCCAACAATTCAACCATCAACTACAACATCCTCAGTTGACTTTAATCGCGTTTTACTTACAGGAGCAACAGGGTTCCTCGGTGCGTTTCTCTTATTTGAATTATTACAAAACCAAGCTAAAATTTATTGTTTAGTTCGAGCAGAAAGTTTTGAGGCAGCACAGCATAGAATAAAAGAATGTCTGCAATCTTATTTGCTTTGGCAAGAATCATTTAGTTCGCAAATTATACCTATAGTCGGCGATTTAACACAACCACTCCTAGGACTTTCACCAACACAATTTCAAACCCTCGCCGATGAAATTGCCACAATATATCACAACGGTGCGTGGGTGCATCACACATTACCCTACTCAATGCTGAAAGCTACGAATGTTTTAGGTACGCAAGAAGTTTTAAAACTAGCTTGTAGTAGCAAAGCCAAACCTGTCCATTTTATTTCCAGTATCAGTGTTTTTTCTCCTAATTCAACAGAAGAAACAATTTATGAATCAAATCAACTCGATATAAAATCCGCACCCGTTGGTGGTTATGCACAAACTAAATGGGTAGCCGAAAAACTAGTATCAATTGCACGCGATCGCGGTCTTTCTGTTTCCATATATCGCCTTGGGGCAGTTGCTGGACATAGCAAAACAGGAGTATTCAATCGCGATGATTTCTTATACAAATTAATCCAAGGTTGTATTCAAATAGGAAGCGCACCCATCAGCGATATGATGCTCAATATCATCCCTATAGATTACACAAGCCAAGCCATCATTCATCTTTCCAAACAATCGCCAAATGTCTATCACTTAGTACATCCGCAACCAGTTTCTATCGATTTATTATTCGATCAACTTCACACTATGGGTTACGACATCAAACGTTTACCTTACAAACAATGGCGCGAACAACTCTTAAAAATTGCCGCAACTGATCAACAACATCCGTTATATGCGATCGCCTCCTTATTCCCCGCCGAAAAACAATCGCCTTCAACAAACATAAACTTCAATTGCCATAATACCCGCACCGAACTCGCAAAAACATCAATCAATTGCCCTCCCATCGACTCAACCCTACTCAACAATTATATTACCCATCTCATGCAAAACAATTTATTAGATGTACCCAAACAACTGATCTAATAAAGTCAATGGTAACTAGGAATTATTATTAAAACAATCTATCACCTATCATCCATAAGGAGACAAAATGCTAACAAGCGATCGCTACACTGAATACGATACCTGGGCATGGTTATACAACGAAACAATGGGGCCACAATATTATGCAAACCAAATGCCTTCTTTAGAAACTATGCTGTTGTCCCAAATCCCCCAAAAAGCAGAAATACTAGATTTGTGCTGCGGTACAGGACACTTGATGCAGCCCCTAATTCAGCGCGGATACAGCGTGACAGGCTTAGATGGCTCCGAAGAAATGCTTAACTACGCACGTCAGAATGCACCCCAAGCAAAATTCATTTTGGGAGATGCTCGCACATTCAACCTGCAATCACAATTTGATGGAATCTATTCTACTAGCGCTTCGCTCAATCATGTACTTAATTTAGAAGAACTCAAAGCAGTTTTTCAAAATGTGTACCAAGCGCTCAAACCAAGTGGCTTATTTCTATTTGACCTTAATCACGCAGATCAAATGCAAAAATGGTGGAAAGGTCAAATTGCTGAAGGAGAAATTGAATCGAATTATGCATGGTATTTAGTCCCTAATTATGATGCAACAATCCGGCTTGGGAATTTCAAAATTACACTATTTCAAAAAAATCAATTAAAAACATCGACTAATTGGAAATCATTCTATAATACTATCAATAGCCCGTTACTTACAAAACTAAGATTACGGCTAATAGCTAAAGTTCCTCAGTGGCAAAACTGGCAGCGATCAGAAATTATTTATCAAGTTAAAGGCTATTTTCCTGAAGAAGTTAAAACAGCATTAGAAGAAGTCGGCTTTACTCAAGTTCAAATTAAAACGATAGAGGGTAAGTCAAATTTAGACAATAATCATTCAGCTTATTTTATCTGTAATAAGTAACTAATAATTGCTCATGACTCATTACCCATGACCTATTACCCATGACATCCTTAACAAAAGACAAAACCGATTTACAAAAAGAACATCTAGAAGATTTAATTAATCGATATACGCAGCGATCGCCTGCATCAAAACGCTACGCTCAAACTTATCGCCCTGTATTTGCTGATAAAAGTTCCCTCGGATTAGGCTTTTCTCCAGAATTAAAAGAAGTATGCTATCCAATCGTTGCTGAACGTGCAACAGGTTCTAAACTGTGGGACATTGATGGCAACGAGTACGTAGACATTTTAATGGGCTTAGGAATCAATTTATTTGGTCACAATCCGCCCTTTGTCAAAGAAGCGATCGCATCTCAACTCGAAAAAGGTTTTCCAATCGGACCACAAGCCGAGTTAGCAGGCGAAGTCGCGCAACTGATATGCGAACTCACCGCATCCGAACGAGTTACCTTTAGTAACACAGGAACCGAAGCGATCATTACCACAATTCGTATTGCCAGAACCGCAACAAACCGTGACAAAATTGCAATTTTCACGAATTCCTATCACGGACATTCAGATAATACACTCGTACGCGCAGGCTTGAGCGAATACGCCAAACAAGCCGCAAATCGCAAAATCGAAGGTATCGCCGCCAGAAGTCCGCTAGGATGGTTGCTGCGCCCCATTCAAACACGATTAAAAGCAAGTATCAATCCGCAAGCCGTACCCGCCGCCCCTGGTATACCCAACGATGTCGCCAAAAATATTTTAGTGCTTGATTATGACAATCCGCGATCGCTTGAAATCATCAAAGCGCATCAACAGCAACTCGCCGCCGTTTTAGTCGAACCCGTACAAAGTCGTCGCCCAGAATTACAACCAAGAGAATTTTTACATCAGTTACGACAAGTAACAAAAGATGCCGGTATAGTACTAGTCTTTGACGAAATGGTGACAGGGTTTCGCATACATCTCGGTGGTGCCAAAGCTTGGTTTGGCGTTGACGCTGACATTGTTACCTACAGCAAAATAGTCGGCGGTGGATTACCGATGTCAATAATTGCTGGAAAAGCCGCATATTTAGATCGTATTGACGGTGGTATGTGGAATTATGGCGACCAATCCACCCCCCAAGTCAAAACAACCTTTTTCGCCGGGACATTTTGCAAACATCCGCTAGCGCTAGTAGCAGCCAAAGCCGTACTCCAACACCTCAAAGCCGAAGGAAACGCGCTGCATCAGCACCTAA
It contains:
- a CDS encoding aspartate aminotransferase family protein, producing MTSLTKDKTDLQKEHLEDLINRYTQRSPASKRYAQTYRPVFADKSSLGLGFSPELKEVCYPIVAERATGSKLWDIDGNEYVDILMGLGINLFGHNPPFVKEAIASQLEKGFPIGPQAELAGEVAQLICELTASERVTFSNTGTEAIITTIRIARTATNRDKIAIFTNSYHGHSDNTLVRAGLSEYAKQAANRKIEGIAARSPLGWLLRPIQTRLKASINPQAVPAAPGIPNDVAKNILVLDYDNPRSLEIIKAHQQQLAAVLVEPVQSRRPELQPREFLHQLRQVTKDAGIVLVFDEMVTGFRIHLGGAKAWFGVDADIVTYSKIVGGGLPMSIIAGKAAYLDRIDGGMWNYGDQSTPQVKTTFFAGTFCKHPLALVAAKAVLQHLKAEGNALHQHLNGRTSQLVAQLNTEMTTAGIPLQFTHFGSFFAANNSQISLSPMAMNLLSLHLLLKGIHLRQGDKGGFLSTAHTEEDINKIIQAFKDSTKELNTGGFIN
- a CDS encoding non-ribosomal peptide synthetase, with protein sequence MKIDQLLAHLYSLGVNLWLDRTDPTQVRLRCSAPEEVLTPELSSQLQARKVEIIAILNQAQSAANPIPNAIPRTSRSANIPLSFAQSRLWFLEQLQPGSSTYHIPCAVRLTGSLDIQVLTQVFNAIIDRHEILRTNFKTIDGQPTQAIASSRTLAINQINLCGLSPAEQQTQIQQQAIDAAQIPFDLETDMLLRVHLLQLDATEHVILLTLHHIIADGWSIDVLIHELATLYTAFSQGQSSPLLPLQIQYADFAVWQREWLQGKVLESQLAYWRKQLSGILPLQLPTLPRSRVQSFDGASISFKLGSDLTEKLKAIALTADVTLFVALLAAFKILLYRYTGQSEIVVGSPIANRNRTELEPLIGLFVNTLVLKTNLSGNPTFLEVLQQIRQVTWDAYDRQDLPFEKLVEELQPERDLSYNPLFQVKFRLENAPTEKLEIPGLTLSSIPQVTASAKLDLSLDMYETPDGLVGGFEYNRDLFAATTINAIAEHFQTLLAGIAHQPTQRISELPLLTPDERQQILVEWNQTQTPYADDLCFHQLFEAQVENPDSIALIYRNEQITYRELNCRSNQLAHYLQKLGISPETRVAICIERSPEMIVAMLAVMKAGGAYVPLDPAYPQERLAFMLQDAQVAVLIQKSETITQKPDAITVIDLDKDWEAIADFSDQNPTSNVDTTNLAYLIYTSGSTGVPKGVLVTHQGLVNLTEDKIRVCNVHPDSCVLQFFSFSFDASIPEIVMSLGCGAKLCLASREDLYPGYPLLHLLREQAVTHITITPSALATLPVEELPALQMVLVGGEAPSPELMRRWSQGRKFINAYGPTEVTVNASMVECGNGYPLQATLRPSANKQLYVLDSHLQPVPIGVLGELHISGIGLARGYLHRPDLTAEKFIPNPFRKEKDCLSPNSRLYKTGDLACYLPDGSIKLFGRIDDQVKIRGFRIEVGEIETLLNQYPGVQASVVIVREDVPGDRRLVAYVVTESVSTIELRRFLKEKLPEYTIPSAFIVLDTLPLTPNGKINISALPPPNTSNNPDQKFIPPKTQTQTQLAEIFCKVLEKETVGIEDDFFELGGHSLLATKMISQILQTFNIELTVIDLFEAPTITELANRIENKTHQTSEDREEIEF
- a CDS encoding thioester reductase domain-containing protein, encoding MDNKYLKPNAIAEPLINQWYAWSYLISPATAARYIAKSHIKILESFIESPQAHQTALKNPAMLGGPFINYSINYVEKIQALLEKTKTKQANLLTLSAAIEDLENLLQQATGYSLEPLYQQIPEPLKGYVELVYDANNHASIRYIERLLYQNPAYQTAQQTVALSLINEDSRSFVLSTPRLTDEHSLHLNFPFKHPIWDDLFRMRNHPDSYNKIKEALGIKSSDETLFSSLFTQEPPRQSNNYTGDSVKIRYFGHACVLFETKNITILCDPLVSYQHQNGIERYTYTDLPEIIDYVLITHNHQDHVMFETLLQLRHKIRQIIVPKGNKGVLIDPSLKLILEQIGFTNVKEIDELETIEFSDGCIVGLPVFGEHGDLNIATKIAYWLNLKGKKILCAADSNNIEPALYKHLYKILGNLDILFIGMECDGAPYTWAYGALLTQSIPRKMSQTRRLDGSNAEKAINLVNQFQPQQVYVYAMGQEPWLTYITSIKYTEDSHPIIESDKLVQFCRDNGIASDRLFGCREFILEENAKPCTSNHHHKASIDQLLEELSQKDIKVWIEEDLNTTEPKLKCNAPKGVLTPRLQAQIKERKTEIVEFLRNRDRPKVDLAAEAVLDPTIQPSTTTSSVDFNRVLLTGATGFLGAFLLFELLQNQAKIYCLVRAESFEAAQHRIKECLQSYLLWQESFSSQIIPIVGDLTQPLLGLSPTQFQTLADEIATIYHNGAWVHHTLPYSMLKATNVLGTQEVLKLACSSKAKPVHFISSISVFSPNSTEETIYESNQLDIKSAPVGGYAQTKWVAEKLVSIARDRGLSVSIYRLGAVAGHSKTGVFNRDDFLYKLIQGCIQIGSAPISDMMLNIIPIDYTSQAIIHLSKQSPNVYHLVHPQPVSIDLLFDQLHTMGYDIKRLPYKQWREQLLKIAATDQQHPLYAIASLFPAEKQSPSTNINFNCHNTRTELAKTSINCPPIDSTLLNNYITHLMQNNLLDVPKQLI
- a CDS encoding class I SAM-dependent methyltransferase, coding for MLTSDRYTEYDTWAWLYNETMGPQYYANQMPSLETMLLSQIPQKAEILDLCCGTGHLMQPLIQRGYSVTGLDGSEEMLNYARQNAPQAKFILGDARTFNLQSQFDGIYSTSASLNHVLNLEELKAVFQNVYQALKPSGLFLFDLNHADQMQKWWKGQIAEGEIESNYAWYLVPNYDATIRLGNFKITLFQKNQLKTSTNWKSFYNTINSPLLTKLRLRLIAKVPQWQNWQRSEIIYQVKGYFPEEVKTALEEVGFTQVQIKTIEGKSNLDNNHSAYFICNK